A window from Corynebacterium accolens encodes these proteins:
- a CDS encoding molecular chaperone GrpE, with amino-acid sequence MEENNTAMMGQELFEYPKKQHKTYGLTALGELGQRIGDPEAFAEDRADADQLAAMEEALETYPDSAVTFDEDANAWIVGAEEDIEKMFADREAFLEALLNDEDPGI; translated from the coding sequence ATGGAGGAAAATAATACCGCCATGATGGGCCAAGAACTTTTCGAGTACCCGAAAAAGCAGCATAAAACGTATGGCTTGACGGCCTTGGGTGAGCTGGGCCAGCGTATTGGCGATCCAGAGGCTTTTGCTGAGGACCGTGCCGATGCCGATCAGCTTGCTGCGATGGAGGAAGCCCTGGAAACCTATCCCGATTCCGCGGTGACCTTTGATGAGGATGCCAATGCCTGGATCGTGGGCGCGGAAGAGGATATCGAGAAAATGTTCGCGGACCGCGAGGCATTCCTCGAGGCTTTATTAAATGATGAAGATCCGGGGATCTAA
- a CDS encoding ABC transporter permease, whose product MQYSAMKTIGTVAKREMAVALKTKSVVIMMLLLIIGAIATPIIIDLLSGGDDEPDSVAVVGLEADAFADSGLETQAADDRDSAVQLIDDGDVDAALVPADDEGWELLANGTVSTTISTTVNQVVAAQAQAEALDTLNIDAQDLADATPSTKVTAVDLETDEASEEQMGNVAIVLIAAIVVVFSIMTFAGLIGGRVTEEKSSRVVEIILSTVRPVDFLAGKVIGNTIIGLLGTFLILAGGVASLAFTGAASEIQLDYGLIAALLVGEILGLLFFGSLYAAAGSMVQRTEDLQSTQMPILLIVFATMYVPMFGWTNLDATWMQVMGWVPPVSMLVAPLQVAGGNMSWLGLAGSYAVLAVVTALILIVVARIYRRAILNNGKKMTWRQVLKK is encoded by the coding sequence ATGCAGTATTCGGCAATGAAGACCATAGGGACCGTCGCCAAGCGCGAGATGGCGGTTGCCCTTAAGACCAAATCCGTTGTCATCATGATGCTGCTGCTTATCATTGGTGCCATCGCCACCCCTATCATCATTGACTTGCTGTCCGGTGGTGACGATGAACCAGATTCCGTCGCCGTGGTGGGCCTGGAGGCAGACGCATTCGCTGATTCCGGACTGGAGACGCAGGCCGCAGATGACCGGGATAGCGCGGTGCAGCTTATCGATGACGGCGACGTCGACGCCGCCCTCGTGCCCGCCGACGACGAGGGGTGGGAGCTTTTGGCCAACGGCACCGTCTCCACCACGATCTCCACCACGGTCAATCAAGTGGTCGCGGCGCAGGCGCAGGCAGAGGCACTAGATACGCTGAATATTGATGCCCAAGACCTTGCCGACGCCACCCCATCGACCAAGGTGACCGCGGTAGATCTGGAAACAGATGAGGCCTCCGAAGAACAGATGGGCAATGTTGCCATCGTCCTTATCGCCGCCATCGTGGTGGTCTTTTCCATCATGACCTTCGCAGGGCTCATCGGCGGCCGCGTTACCGAAGAGAAGTCTTCGCGCGTGGTCGAAATAATCCTTTCCACGGTGCGCCCGGTGGATTTCTTGGCAGGCAAGGTCATTGGCAATACCATCATCGGGCTGCTCGGCACCTTCCTCATCTTGGCCGGCGGCGTGGCTTCCCTGGCATTTACTGGCGCAGCAAGCGAAATCCAGCTCGACTATGGTCTAATCGCTGCCCTGCTCGTCGGGGAAATCCTCGGTCTCTTATTCTTCGGCAGCCTCTATGCCGCAGCCGGCTCCATGGTGCAGCGCACCGAGGATCTGCAATCGACGCAGATGCCCATCCTGCTCATCGTCTTTGCCACCATGTATGTCCCCATGTTTGGCTGGACCAACTTGGATGCCACCTGGATGCAGGTCATGGGCTGGGTGCCGCCGGTCTCCATGTTGGTCGCTCCCCTCCAAGTTGCTGGCGGCAATATGAGCTGGCTAGGCTTGGCGGGAAGCTATGCGGTCCTCGCTGTAGTTACCGCGCTGATCCTCATCGTTGTCGCGCGCATCTACCGCCGTGCCATCTTGAATAACGGCAAGAAGATGACCTGGCGCCAGGTGCTCAAGAAATAA
- a CDS encoding ABC transporter ATP-binding protein: MPTLEIDHLNKSFGSVRALQDMTFNVQEGEIFGFVGSNGAGKSTTMRIALGVLAKDSGEVYFDGSPINDDNRRRIGYMPEERGLYGKEPLLSQLTFLGTLHGMSKQAAQKSGTELLEQLGLGERQDDKLDDLSLGNQQRVQLAASLIHDPDMLILDEPFSGLDPVAVNVMSDMLRERAARGVPVIFSSHQLDLVQRLCDHVGIVTQGRMVAEGTVDELRTQGASRYAVETPARGWYPEGTHLVEETDQGVVLEADDGTDDQAILRAAMAAGPVHSFGLKVPDLTELFQDVVTSTTTEEA, from the coding sequence TTGCCCACCTTAGAAATCGACCATCTCAATAAATCTTTTGGCAGTGTTCGCGCGCTGCAGGATATGACCTTTAACGTGCAGGAGGGCGAGATCTTCGGTTTCGTCGGTTCCAATGGCGCGGGCAAGTCCACCACCATGCGCATCGCGCTGGGCGTGCTCGCGAAAGACTCCGGCGAGGTTTATTTCGATGGCTCCCCCATTAATGACGATAATCGCCGCCGCATTGGCTATATGCCCGAAGAGCGTGGACTCTACGGCAAGGAACCGCTGCTTAGCCAGCTGACGTTTCTGGGCACCCTGCATGGCATGAGCAAGCAGGCCGCCCAGAAATCCGGCACGGAGCTACTGGAACAGTTGGGGCTGGGTGAGCGCCAGGACGACAAGCTGGATGATTTATCCTTGGGCAACCAGCAGCGCGTGCAGCTGGCCGCGTCCCTCATTCACGATCCGGATATGTTGATTCTGGATGAGCCCTTTTCCGGCTTGGACCCCGTCGCCGTCAATGTCATGTCTGACATGCTGCGCGAGCGCGCCGCCCGCGGGGTGCCGGTCATCTTTTCCTCCCACCAACTGGACTTGGTGCAGCGCCTGTGCGACCACGTGGGCATCGTCACGCAAGGCCGCATGGTGGCAGAGGGCACGGTAGATGAGCTGCGCACCCAAGGGGCCTCGCGCTATGCGGTGGAAACCCCTGCCCGCGGTTGGTATCCGGAGGGCACCCACCTAGTAGAGGAAACGGACCAGGGCGTAGTGCTCGAAGCCGATGACGGCACCGATGACCAAGCCATCTTGCGCGCTGCCATGGCCGCTGGCCCCGTCCACTCCTTCGGCCTCAAGGTCCCAGACCTTACCGAGCTATTCCAAGACGTCGTCACCAGCACCACCACCGAGGAGGCCTAG
- a CDS encoding Panacea domain-containing protein produces MKQFTARQIAEWLVAWAEETEEAELTPLKLQKLLYYAKGFYMPASGGVPLFNERMEAWAHGPVVVDIYHELKKYGKSPIDPDTFISDDFNWDDYRPVEDTLIEVWNKYGPYSAWALRNKTHTESPWKKNFVEEERGLEVSDADLKEYFD; encoded by the coding sequence ATGAAGCAATTCACTGCCCGCCAAATCGCAGAATGGCTCGTAGCTTGGGCTGAAGAAACCGAAGAAGCCGAGCTGACACCACTGAAACTTCAAAAGCTCCTCTACTATGCAAAGGGGTTTTACATGCCAGCCTCCGGAGGGGTTCCTCTCTTCAATGAACGGATGGAAGCATGGGCCCACGGACCTGTCGTTGTAGACATCTACCACGAGCTTAAAAAGTACGGTAAGAGCCCCATCGACCCCGATACGTTTATTTCTGATGACTTCAACTGGGACGATTACCGGCCTGTGGAAGATACCTTGATTGAAGTATGGAATAAGTACGGGCCCTATTCCGCATGGGCTTTACGTAATAAAACCCACACGGAGTCGCCTTGGAAGAAAAACTTCGTTGAAGAAGAACGGGGGCTCGAGGTTTCTGATGCAGACCTCAAAGAGTACTTCGACTAG
- a CDS encoding alpha/beta fold hydrolase translates to MLSFSRKISTVVCASALALGVAAPTAAATEPDITWEDCPEQVNLNGAECGRVEVPTYYDNPAAGTISVGFVRVPAAQPDARRGALFTNPGGPGGDAYSWAGNDAVEWPEEIRNEWDLIGVQPRGLPGSTPVDCATTPNFNPIEATTQIGKATRDACEQNXPGYTNSLTTANTAQDWEMVRQALGEDVIDIAGVSYGTYLGSAYATKYPQHTGKVLLDSGMSPQLAWNGIFASQQQGYENALHDLFQFIADNDATYHLGTTPLQVYEKWSQKVAMEAGARPTVLPPDAKIGDLPPGLEFAGQPGADIMTATGELRVQAEFLANKALNPQADQRASITLGKTREVVPMPAHWDEFAKYLNGSTPLEVVDDPELARAVQQQTIQMMNMQNLIVCNENTVAGNPWLFPTYLWSNFVTGDIFSLVNSMYGSGAGCGGRGPVTGGAPLDGSHLATKPLQIQGTGDPQTPYQYHEALSQPMQSRVVTVHGPGHGHFALGNKAVDEIGVHYLRTGEVTTADAPGLI, encoded by the coding sequence ATGCTTTCTTTTTCTCGAAAAATCTCTACCGTAGTGTGCGCTAGCGCCCTCGCGCTGGGCGTGGCAGCCCCCACCGCCGCGGCGACGGAGCCGGACATCACCTGGGAGGATTGCCCCGAACAGGTCAACCTCAATGGCGCCGAGTGCGGCCGGGTAGAGGTGCCTACCTACTACGATAACCCCGCGGCCGGCACCATTAGCGTCGGGTTCGTTCGCGTGCCCGCGGCACAACCAGATGCGCGCCGCGGCGCGCTCTTTACCAACCCAGGTGGCCCAGGCGGCGACGCTTATTCTTGGGCTGGAAACGATGCCGTCGAATGGCCCGAGGAAATTCGCAACGAGTGGGATCTGATCGGCGTCCAGCCGCGCGGCCTGCCCGGTTCCACCCCGGTGGACTGCGCTACCACCCCGAACTTCAATCCCATCGAGGCCACCACCCAGATTGGCAAGGCTACTCGTGACGCCTGCGAGCAGAATMCCCCTGGCTATACCAACTCTTTAACCACCGCCAATACCGCCCAAGACTGGGAGATGGTGCGCCAAGCGCTGGGCGAGGACGTCATTGACATCGCCGGTGTTTCCTACGGCACCTACCTTGGTTCCGCCTACGCCACCAAGTATCCGCAGCACACCGGCAAGGTGCTGCTCGATTCCGGCATGAGCCCCCAGTTGGCGTGGAACGGCATCTTCGCCTCGCAGCAGCAGGGTTATGAGAATGCGCTGCACGATCTGTTCCAGTTCATTGCGGATAATGACGCCACCTATCACTTAGGCACTACCCCACTTCAGGTCTATGAAAAGTGGTCGCAGAAAGTCGCCATGGAAGCCGGTGCCCGTCCCACCGTATTGCCACCGGATGCGAAAATCGGCGACCTTCCCCCAGGGCTCGAGTTCGCCGGCCAGCCGGGCGCGGACATCATGACCGCCACGGGTGAGCTGCGCGTACAGGCGGAATTCCTCGCCAACAAGGCGCTTAACCCACAAGCGGACCAGCGCGCCTCAATCACCTTGGGTAAGACCCGCGAGGTCGTTCCTATGCCCGCGCACTGGGATGAGTTTGCCAAGTACTTAAACGGCAGCACGCCCCTCGAGGTCGTCGATGACCCGGAGCTTGCCCGCGCGGTGCAACAGCAAACTATCCAGATGATGAATATGCAAAACCTCATCGTCTGCAACGAGAACACCGTCGCCGGCAACCCGTGGCTCTTCCCCACTTATCTATGGTCCAACTTTGTCACCGGCGATATTTTCTCCCTGGTTAATTCCATGTATGGATCTGGCGCCGGGTGCGGCGGCCGCGGACCCGTTACAGGCGGGGCTCCACTCGATGGCTCGCACCTTGCCACCAAACCGCTGCAAATCCAAGGTACGGGCGATCCGCAGACCCCGTACCAGTATCACGAGGCACTCTCCCAGCCCATGCAATCGCGCGTCGTCACCGTCCACGGCCCCGGCCACGGGCACTTTGCGCTGGGTAATAAGGCCGTCGATGAGATTGGCGTGCACTATCTGCGCACCGGTGAGGTAACCACCGCAGACGCACCGGGCCTGATTTAG
- a CDS encoding LutC/YkgG family protein, whose product MSAKQDILNRIRSAQKQAGLPDHVDVPREYQREGTLNDDELREILVDRLEDYKAEVHVTEERDLKKTLDTIVHDRNCTDIRYAPGMNADFFDGLPARPDDEDADPRELDDADAVVTESLVSSAQTGTIVLQSDSRCGRRALTLVPDRHICIVRRDEIVYGIPEVISRMNPDKPATWISGPSATSDIELSRVEGVHGPRDLIVIIVK is encoded by the coding sequence GTGAGCGCAAAGCAAGACATCCTAAACCGCATTCGTTCGGCGCAGAAACAGGCTGGGCTCCCAGATCACGTCGATGTGCCGCGCGAATACCAGCGCGAAGGCACGCTGAATGATGATGAACTGCGCGAAATTCTGGTCGATCGCCTCGAGGATTACAAGGCAGAAGTCCACGTCACGGAGGAACGCGATCTGAAAAAGACGCTGGATACCATCGTCCACGACCGCAACTGCACCGACATCCGCTACGCCCCAGGCATGAATGCCGATTTCTTTGATGGCCTTCCTGCCCGCCCGGACGACGAAGACGCGGATCCGCGCGAGCTTGACGATGCCGATGCCGTCGTCACCGAGTCCCTCGTGTCCTCCGCACAGACCGGCACCATTGTGTTGCAGTCCGATTCCCGCTGCGGCCGCCGCGCCCTGACGCTGGTACCGGACCGTCACATCTGTATCGTCCGCCGCGACGAGATTGTCTACGGTATCCCCGAGGTCATTTCCCGGATGAACCCTGACAAGCCCGCAACGTGGATTTCTGGCCCTTCCGCGACCTCCGATATCGAGCTCTCGCGCGTCGAAGGCGTGCACGGCCCGCGCGATCTGATCGTGATTATTGTGAAGTAG